A single window of Nematostella vectensis chromosome 4, jaNemVect1.1, whole genome shotgun sequence DNA harbors:
- the LOC5519683 gene encoding uncharacterized protein LOC5519683: MNLARSASPPDGARYGERQRHVQVFHEFCPCSFRPRKMRLSWSLISCFEIAVLSLAMIVYFFISRTTLQNIIPENQNSTKTVVINELSEWMLRLYASSIVTQITLLICGMTFGDVNSRKIIYWGLLVGNILSVAIYSAFVHSMSTWNAANIAYVALPSMFGFLKIVVLVLNPVWWVWKTSSFV; encoded by the exons ATGAACTTGGCGAGATCTGCAAGTCCGCCGGATGGGGCGCGTTACGGGGAAAGACAGCGTCATGTCCAAGTTTTTCACGAATTTTGTCCTTGCTCCTTCAGACCGAGAAAAATGCGTCTATCTTGGTCTCTGATAAGTTGTTTTGAAATCGCGGTCTTGTCGCTAGCGATGATAGTTTATTTCTTCATTAGTAGAACGACTCTTCAGAATATCATTCCCGAAAACCAGAACTCAACAAAAACAGTCGTCATAAACGAGCTCTCAGAATGGATGCTGAGATTATACGCAAGCTCTATCGTCACTCAG ATCACTCTACTCATCTGCGGAATGACATTTGGCGATGTGAACTCTCGCAAAATCATTTATTGGGGACTTTTGGTTGGCAACATTTTATCTGTCGCCATATATTCTGCATTTGTACATAGCATGTCTACTTGGAATGCTGCCAATATTGCATATGTGGCACTGCCTTCAATGTTTGGCTTTCTAAAAATAGTCGTACTCGTTTTGAAtccggtgtggtgggtctggAAGACGTCATCATTCGTATAA